From the genome of Triticum aestivum cultivar Chinese Spring chromosome 3B, IWGSC CS RefSeq v2.1, whole genome shotgun sequence, one region includes:
- the LOC123065728 gene encoding peroxidase 2-like — protein sequence MATKLAALVVLAAFLAGPAACEGASICFNGWLRLPTYNPWLCSRGSRTRGLPWQRGRSPSGLGLGHGYYDNRWSRSYCPRAEVIVRGAVRDAVAAYPGIGVGLICLFFHDCFVRGCDASVLLMTTNSNNSDTEREGLPNKNSLRGFEVIDAAKAAIEAACPGKVSCADIVAFASRDASYFLSNRRINIRIPGGRYNGRESFANETDQLPGPFSNVTELQASFAAKGLTSDEMVTLSGAHTIGHARCMFFSSRFSEMDPAFAAKLRTQCNGNDDTNVNQDDVTPYVLDKQYYQNVIDRKVLFTSDTMLNSTETMTQVRENANRAGAWERKFERAMENMGKTGIKNRADQGAEIRKVCSRVNN from the exons ATGGCGACTAAGCTCGCAGCGCTCGTCGTCTTGGCCGCGTTCCTCGCCGGGCCGGCGGCGTGCGAGGGCGCCAGCATTTGCTTCAACGGCTGGCTGAGGCTACCCACCTACAACCCGTGGCTCTGTTCTCGCGGCTCCAGGACGAGAGGCCTTCCGTGGCAGCGGGGGCGTTCTCCCTCTGGGTTAGGGCTCGGCCATGGCTACTACGACAACAGGTGGTCGAGGTCGTACTGCCCCAGAGCGGAAGTGATTGTGAGGGGTGCCGTGAGGGATGCCGTGGCCGCGTACCCTGGCATTGGTGTGGGGCTCATCTGTCTCTTCTTCCACGACTGCTTTGTTCGG GGGTGCGATGCTTCCGTCCTCCTGATGACGACCAACTCCAATAACAGCGACACAGAGAGGGAAGGCCTTCCGAACAAGAACAGCCTGCGAGGGTTCGAGGTGATCGACGCGGCCAAGGCGGCGATCGAGGCCGCCTGCCCCGGCAAGGTTTCATGCGCCGACATCGTTGCCTTCGCCTCCCGCGACGCGTCCTACTTCCTCAGCAACCGCAGGATCAACATCCGGATCCCAGGCGGCCGCTACAACGGGCGTGAGTCCTTCGCCAACGAGACCGACCAGCTGCCCGGGCCCTTCTCCAATGTCACGGAGCTCCAGGCGAGTTTCGCGGCCAAGGGGCTCACCTCAGATGAGATGGTCACGCTCTCCGGCGCGCACACAATCGGCCATGCCCGCTGCATGTTCTTCTCCAGCCGCTTCTCTGAAATGGACCCGGCATTTGCCGCCAAGCTCAGGACCCAGTGCAACGGCAACGACGACACCAATGTGAACCAAGACGATGTAACCCCCTATGTCCTGGATAAGCAGTACTACCAGAACGTGATCGACAGGAAAGTGTTGTTCACCTCGGACACCATGCTCAACTCGACGGAAACGATGACACAGGTGAGAGAAAACGCAAACAGGGCAGGAGCGTGGGAGAGGAAGTTTGAAAGAGCCATGGAGAATATGGGAAAAACCGGGATCAAGAACAGAGCCGACCAAGGCGCAGAGATCAGGAAAGTATGCTCAAGAGTCAACAACTAA